In Janthinobacterium rivuli, a single genomic region encodes these proteins:
- the lepA gene encoding translation elongation factor 4, which translates to MNNIRNFSIIAHIDHGKSTLADRIIQLCGGLSDREMEAQVLDSMDLERERGITIKAQTAALHYKARDGQIYNLNLIDTPGHVDFSYEVSRSLSACEGALLVVDASQGVEAQTVANCYTALDLGVEVVPVLNKIDLPNADPPNAIAEIEDVIGIDAADAVHCSAKTGFGVLDVLEQLIVKVPPPKGDPDAPLQALIVDSWYDAYVGVVMLVRVVNGTLKPKDKIRLMATDSVQLVEDIGVFSPRSQSLPQLSAGQVGFIIAGIKELKAAKVGDTVTLAGRPAAAPLPGFKEVQPQVFAGLFPVEANQYDALRDSLEKLKLNDAALMYEPEVSQALGFGFRCGFLGLLHMEIVQERLEREFDMDLITTAPTVVYEVIQRDGTMINVDNPSKMPDPSRIEEVREPIVTVNLYMPQEYVGSVITLCIGKRGIQMDMSYHGRQVKLVYEMPMAEIVLDFFDRLKSTSRGYASMDYEFKEYRAADVVKVDMLINSEKVDALAIIVHRSNSQYRGRQVAAKMRELIPRQMFDVAIQATIGANIISRENVKALRKNVLAKCYGGDISRKKKLLEKQKAGKKRMKQVGSVEIPQEAFLAILQVDG; encoded by the coding sequence ATGAACAACATACGCAACTTCTCCATCATCGCCCATATTGACCACGGTAAATCGACCCTGGCTGACCGCATCATTCAATTGTGCGGCGGCTTGTCCGACCGCGAGATGGAGGCGCAGGTGCTCGATTCGATGGATCTGGAGCGCGAGCGCGGCATTACCATCAAGGCGCAAACGGCGGCCTTGCACTACAAGGCGCGCGATGGCCAGATCTACAACCTGAACCTGATCGATACGCCGGGCCACGTCGACTTCAGCTATGAAGTGTCGCGCTCGCTGTCGGCGTGCGAAGGCGCGCTGCTGGTCGTTGACGCGTCGCAAGGCGTGGAAGCGCAAACAGTGGCCAACTGCTACACGGCGCTGGACTTGGGCGTGGAAGTGGTGCCCGTCCTGAACAAGATCGACTTGCCGAACGCGGACCCTCCGAACGCCATTGCCGAGATCGAAGACGTGATCGGCATCGACGCGGCCGACGCCGTGCATTGCTCGGCCAAGACGGGCTTCGGCGTGCTGGACGTGCTCGAACAACTGATCGTCAAGGTACCGCCGCCGAAGGGCGACCCGGACGCGCCGCTGCAGGCGCTGATCGTCGACTCCTGGTATGACGCCTATGTGGGCGTGGTCATGCTGGTGCGCGTGGTCAACGGCACCCTGAAACCGAAAGACAAGATCCGCCTGATGGCCACCGATTCGGTTCAGCTGGTGGAAGACATCGGCGTGTTTTCGCCCCGTTCGCAATCCTTGCCGCAATTGTCGGCAGGCCAGGTGGGTTTCATCATCGCCGGCATCAAGGAATTGAAAGCGGCGAAAGTGGGCGACACCGTCACCCTGGCCGGCCGTCCTGCCGCCGCGCCATTGCCTGGCTTCAAGGAAGTGCAGCCGCAAGTGTTCGCCGGCCTGTTCCCTGTGGAAGCGAACCAGTACGACGCGCTGCGCGACTCGCTGGAAAAGCTGAAATTGAACGACGCGGCCCTGATGTACGAGCCGGAAGTGTCGCAGGCGCTGGGCTTCGGCTTCCGCTGCGGCTTCCTTGGCTTGCTGCACATGGAAATCGTGCAGGAACGCCTTGAGCGCGAATTCGACATGGATCTGATCACCACGGCGCCGACCGTGGTGTACGAAGTGATCCAGCGCGACGGCACCATGATCAACGTCGACAATCCATCGAAGATGCCCGATCCGTCGCGCATCGAGGAAGTGCGCGAGCCTATCGTCACGGTCAATCTGTACATGCCGCAGGAATACGTCGGCTCCGTGATTACCTTGTGTATCGGCAAGCGCGGCATCCAGATGGACATGAGCTACCACGGCCGCCAGGTCAAGCTCGTGTATGAAATGCCGATGGCCGAGATCGTGCTGGACTTCTTCGACCGTCTGAAATCGACGTCGCGCGGCTATGCCTCGATGGATTACGAGTTCAAGGAATACCGCGCGGCCGACGTGGTCAAGGTCGACATGCTGATCAACAGCGAAAAAGTCGATGCGCTGGCCATCATCGTCCACCGTTCGAATAGCCAGTACCGTGGCCGCCAGGTGGCCGCCAAGATGCGCGAACTGATCCCGCGCCAGATGTTCGACGTGGCCATTCAGGCGACCATCGGCGCCAACATCATTTCGCGCGAGAACGTGAAAGCCTTGCGCAAGAACGTGCTGGCCAAGTGCTATGGCGGCGACATCAGCCGCAAGAAAAAATTGCTGGAAAAACAAAAAGCGGGTAAGAAACGCATGAAGCAAGTGGGTTCCGTGGAGATCCCGCAAGAGGCATTCCTGGCAATTTTACAAGTGGATGGTTAA
- a CDS encoding glutaredoxin family protein: MHFTLYSRSYCHLCQDMLDALLLLQPPGKPFTVDVIDIDASPDASLLARFDELVPVLFGDLAQPELCHYFLDEAAVRRRLA; encoded by the coding sequence ATGCACTTCACCCTCTATTCCCGCAGTTATTGCCACCTTTGCCAGGACATGCTCGACGCCTTGCTCCTGCTGCAGCCGCCCGGAAAACCGTTCACGGTGGACGTGATCGACATCGATGCGTCGCCCGACGCTTCGCTGCTGGCCCGTTTCGATGAGCTGGTGCCGGTGCTGTTTGGCGATCTGGCGCAGCCCGAGCTATGCCATTATTTCCTTGACGAAGCGGCCGTGCGCCGCCGCCTGGCGTAG
- a CDS encoding DegQ family serine endoprotease — MKKTMCAASKSFSVKTLSALLFGTAGVFLAPTMLGLAPQAQAAVPAIKLPDFSDLVDAVGPAVVNIRTTERLKMGAAGPGAGGQDEQEMQEFLRRFFGGAMPTPRQQAPRGGRRAVPQEQEVQRGVGSGFIISADGYVLSNAHVVDGADEVYVTLTDKREFKAKVIGADARTDVALLKIEGGNLPRLTIGDSDKIRVGEWVIAIGSPFNLENTVTAGIISAKSRDTGDYLPLIQSDVAVNPGNSGGPLINMRGEVIGINSQIATLSGAYNGISFAVPIDEAMRVGEQLKKTGKVVRGRIGVQIGEVSKDVAESLGLPNAKGAQVSMVEPGGPADKAGIKPGDIILKFNGAQIERSSDLPRLVGGAAVNGKSTITVWRKGAQQDVPVTVVELESEKTAKKGAKEPEAQAVNALGLKVSDVPAAKKQELKIDAGVLVDDADGVAAQAGLQPGDVILQLNNVAVKDAKQFNALVAKLDPKKTSAVLVRRGDVAQFVSLRPSAK, encoded by the coding sequence ATGAAAAAAACCATGTGTGCCGCCAGCAAGTCGTTTTCAGTGAAGACACTTTCCGCTTTATTGTTCGGTACGGCTGGCGTCTTCCTTGCTCCCACCATGCTGGGCCTGGCGCCACAGGCGCAGGCCGCCGTGCCCGCCATAAAACTGCCTGATTTCTCGGACCTGGTCGACGCCGTCGGCCCGGCCGTGGTGAATATCCGCACCACCGAGCGCCTGAAGATGGGCGCCGCCGGGCCTGGCGCGGGCGGCCAGGACGAGCAGGAAATGCAGGAATTCCTGCGCCGCTTCTTTGGCGGCGCCATGCCGACGCCGCGCCAGCAGGCGCCACGCGGCGGCCGCCGCGCCGTGCCGCAGGAGCAGGAAGTGCAGCGCGGCGTCGGTTCCGGCTTCATCATTTCGGCCGATGGCTACGTGCTGAGCAATGCCCACGTGGTCGACGGCGCCGACGAGGTGTACGTGACCCTGACGGACAAGCGCGAATTCAAGGCCAAGGTGATCGGCGCCGATGCGCGCACCGACGTGGCCCTGCTGAAAATCGAAGGCGGCAACCTGCCGCGCCTGACCATTGGCGACTCGGACAAGATCCGCGTGGGCGAATGGGTCATCGCCATCGGCTCGCCGTTCAACCTGGAAAACACGGTGACGGCCGGCATCATTTCCGCCAAATCACGCGACACGGGCGACTACTTGCCTCTGATCCAGAGCGACGTGGCCGTCAACCCGGGCAACTCCGGTGGTCCCTTGATCAATATGCGCGGCGAAGTGATCGGCATCAATTCGCAGATCGCCACCTTGTCCGGCGCCTACAATGGCATTTCGTTTGCCGTGCCCATCGATGAAGCCATGCGCGTGGGCGAGCAGCTGAAAAAGACGGGCAAGGTCGTGCGCGGACGCATCGGCGTACAGATCGGCGAAGTGAGCAAGGACGTGGCGGAATCGCTGGGCTTGCCGAACGCCAAGGGCGCGCAAGTATCGATGGTGGAACCGGGCGGCCCGGCCGACAAGGCGGGCATCAAGCCGGGCGATATCATCCTGAAATTCAACGGCGCCCAGATCGAGCGTTCATCCGACCTGCCGCGCCTGGTTGGCGGCGCCGCCGTCAACGGCAAATCCACGATCACCGTCTGGCGCAAGGGTGCGCAGCAGGATGTTCCCGTCACCGTCGTCGAGCTCGAAAGCGAGAAAACGGCGAAGAAGGGCGCCAAGGAGCCGGAAGCGCAAGCCGTCAATGCGCTGGGGCTGAAGGTCAGTGACGTGCCGGCCGCCAAGAAGCAGGAATTGAAGATCGACGCGGGCGTGCTGGTCGACGATGCCGATGGCGTGGCGGCCCAGGCCGGCCTGCAGCCTGGCGACGTGATCTTGCAGTTGAACAACGTTGCCGTGAAAGACGCCAAGCAGTTCAACGCCCTGGTCGCCAAGCTCGATCCGAAGAAGACGTCGGCCGTGCTGGTGCGCCGTGGCGACGTGGCGCAATTCGTTTCGCTGCGTCCGTCGGCGAAGTAA
- a CDS encoding sigma-E factor negative regulatory protein has protein sequence MDTHTRLHETISALADGELAASELELAFAALDTPSGRQAWDAYRHIGDVLRSEQYGHALSAHFDARMASRLAAEPSPEGTAHVEPLPPLVPPGVAEPLAQR, from the coding sequence ATGGATACGCATACACGATTGCACGAGACTATTTCCGCCCTGGCCGATGGCGAGCTGGCGGCGAGCGAACTCGAACTGGCTTTTGCTGCCCTCGATACGCCATCGGGGCGGCAGGCCTGGGACGCCTATCGCCATATCGGTGACGTGCTGCGCTCGGAGCAGTACGGCCATGCACTGAGCGCCCACTTCGATGCGCGCATGGCCAGCCGTCTGGCCGCGGAGCCGTCGCCTGAGGGGACAGCTCATGTGGAGCCGTTGCCGCCCCTCGTGCCGCCGGGCGTGGCCGAGCCGCTGGCGCAGCGCTAG
- the rpoE gene encoding RNA polymerase sigma factor RpoE, whose translation MTTGTLGVRTEREYDQLLVERVQAGDKRAFDVLVSKYQRRLMRLVSRLVHDPAEAEDVVQETFIKAYRALRHFRGEAAFYTWLYRIGINTAKNYLVTQGRRAATSSDADAEQAESFDDGNKLRDNNTPESVLASKQIAATVNAAMDVLPIELRTAIVLREIEGLSYEEISEIMACPIGTVRSRIFRAREVIAEKLKPLLDMPIDKRW comes from the coding sequence ATGACTACAGGGACATTGGGCGTGAGGACAGAGCGCGAGTATGATCAGTTACTGGTCGAGCGGGTGCAGGCTGGCGACAAACGGGCATTCGATGTGCTGGTATCGAAATATCAGCGCCGCTTGATGCGTCTTGTGTCGCGGCTGGTGCATGATCCGGCGGAGGCCGAAGATGTGGTGCAGGAAACCTTTATCAAGGCATACCGGGCGCTGCGCCATTTTCGCGGCGAGGCCGCCTTTTATACCTGGCTGTATCGCATTGGCATCAATACGGCCAAGAATTATCTCGTCACGCAGGGGCGGCGCGCCGCCACATCCAGCGATGCCGACGCCGAACAGGCGGAGTCCTTCGATGATGGCAATAAATTGCGAGACAACAATACACCCGAATCGGTGCTGGCCAGCAAGCAGATCGCGGCCACCGTCAATGCGGCCATGGATGTGCTGCCCATCGAGTTGCGCACGGCCATCGTGCTGCGCGAAATCGAGGGCCTGAGCTATGAAGAAATATCGGAAATCATGGCGTGCCCCATCGGCACCGTGCGCAGCCGGATTTTTCGCGCGCGCGAAGTGATCGCGGAGAAATTGAAACCGTTGTTGGACATGCCGATTGACAAGCGCTGGTAA
- the fabF gene encoding beta-ketoacyl-ACP synthase II, with the protein MSRSKNRRVVVTGLGCVSPVGNTIAEAWGAIVEGKSGIATITKFDAQPFTTHFAGEVKGFNIEEYISGKEARHMDTFIHYGMAAGIQAIQDSGLEVTEENAERIGVIIGSGIGGLPLIEDTKSEYEKRGPRRISPFFVPASIINMISGNLSIKYGLKGPNLAIVTACTTGLHSIGAAARMIEYGDADVMIAGGAESTVSPLGLGGFASARALSTRNDDPATASRPWDTDRDGFVLGEGAGVMVLEEYEHAVARGAKIYAEVHGFGMSADAYHMTSPLEDGSGGSKSVIAALDNAGLNPDQIQYLNAHGTSTPQGDVAEVMGIKRTFGDHAKHIVVNSTKSMTGHLLGGAGGLEAVFTVLALHHQVSPPTINIFNQDPACDLDFCANTARDMKIDYAVKNSFGFGGTNGTLIFGKAK; encoded by the coding sequence TTGAGCCGTTCTAAAAACCGTCGTGTTGTTGTCACCGGCCTGGGCTGCGTTTCACCTGTCGGCAATACTATTGCCGAGGCGTGGGGCGCAATCGTTGAAGGTAAATCCGGCATTGCCACGATTACCAAGTTTGATGCACAGCCATTCACCACGCATTTTGCCGGTGAAGTCAAAGGTTTCAATATCGAAGAGTACATCTCCGGTAAGGAAGCCCGCCATATGGATACCTTTATCCATTACGGCATGGCTGCGGGCATCCAGGCGATCCAGGACTCCGGTCTGGAAGTCACCGAAGAAAACGCCGAGCGCATCGGCGTGATCATCGGTTCCGGTATCGGTGGCTTGCCGCTGATCGAAGACACCAAGTCCGAGTACGAAAAGCGCGGTCCGCGCCGTATCTCGCCATTTTTCGTGCCTGCCTCGATCATTAACATGATCTCTGGCAACCTTTCGATCAAATATGGTCTGAAGGGCCCGAACCTGGCGATCGTTACAGCGTGTACCACCGGTCTGCACAGCATCGGTGCCGCAGCGCGCATGATCGAGTACGGCGATGCCGACGTCATGATCGCCGGCGGTGCTGAATCGACCGTGTCGCCACTGGGCCTGGGCGGTTTCGCTTCGGCGCGTGCCTTGTCGACCCGCAACGACGATCCGGCAACGGCATCGCGTCCGTGGGATACCGACCGCGACGGCTTCGTGCTGGGCGAGGGTGCTGGCGTCATGGTGCTGGAAGAGTACGAGCACGCGGTGGCCCGTGGTGCCAAGATCTATGCCGAAGTGCATGGTTTCGGGATGAGCGCAGATGCTTATCACATGACCTCGCCGCTGGAAGATGGTAGCGGCGGCAGCAAATCGGTGATCGCGGCCCTCGACAACGCAGGCTTGAACCCGGATCAGATTCAATACCTGAACGCGCACGGCACATCGACCCCGCAAGGCGATGTGGCGGAAGTGATGGGCATCAAGCGCACCTTCGGTGATCACGCCAAGCATATTGTCGTCAACTCGACCAAGTCGATGACGGGCCATTTGTTGGGCGGCGCGGGCGGTCTGGAAGCGGTGTTTACGGTCCTGGCATTGCACCATCAGGTGTCGCCACCGACCATCAATATCTTCAACCAGGATCCGGCGTGCGATCTCGATTTCTGTGCCAACACGGCGCGTGATATGAAGATCGATTATGCAGTGAAGAATTCGTTCGGCTTCGGCGGAACGAATGGCACGCTGATTTTCGGTAAAGCGAAATAA
- the acpP gene encoding acyl carrier protein produces the protein MSDIEQRVKKIVAEQLGVAEADIKIESSFVDDLGADSLDTVELVMALEDEFEMEIPDEQAEKITTVQQAIDYATAHVKA, from the coding sequence ATGTCGGATATCGAACAACGCGTTAAGAAAATCGTCGCTGAGCAACTGGGCGTTGCAGAAGCAGACATCAAAATCGAATCCTCCTTCGTCGACGATCTCGGCGCCGATTCCCTGGACACCGTGGAACTGGTCATGGCCCTGGAAGACGAATTCGAAATGGAAATCCCTGACGAACAAGCTGAAAAAATCACCACCGTGCAACAGGCGATCGACTACGCCACCGCACACGTCAAGGCCTAA